In Siniperca chuatsi isolate FFG_IHB_CAS linkage group LG16, ASM2008510v1, whole genome shotgun sequence, the following proteins share a genomic window:
- the arf6a gene encoding ADP-ribosylation factor 6a — protein MGKMLSKIFGNKEMRILMLGLDAAGKTTILYKLKLGQSVTTIPTVGFNVETVTYKNVKFNVWDVGGQDKIRPLWRHYYTGTQGLIFVVDCADRDRIDEARQELHRIINDREMKDTIILIFANKQDLPDAMKPHEIQEKLGLTRIRDRNWYVQPSCATTGDGLYEGLTWLTSNYKS, from the coding sequence ATGGGGAAAATGCTCTCAAAGATCTTTGGAAACAAGGAGATGAGAATATTGATGCTTGGACTTGATGCTGCTGGTAAAACTACCATCTTGTACAAGCTGAAGCTGGGACAGTCAGTCACCACCATCCCCACTGTTGGATTCAACGTGGAGACTGTCACCTATAAGAATGTGAAGTTCAACGTGTGGGATGTGGGGGGCCAGGACAAGATCAGGCCACTTTGGAGACATTACTACACTGGCACCCAGGGCCTCATTTTCGTGGTGGACTGTGCCGACAGGGACAGGATCGACGAGGCGAGGCAGGAGCTCCACCGAATCATCAATGACCGGGAGATGAAGGACACCATCATCCTGATCTTCGCCAACAAACAAGACCTCCCAGATGCCATGAAACCCCACGAGATCCAGGAGAAGCTAGGCCTGACCCGGATCAGAGATAGGAATTGGTACGTTCAGCCCTCGTGTGCGACAACAGGGGATGGACTATACGAGGGCCTGACCTGGCTTACCTCAAATTACAAATCTTAA
- the prpf39 gene encoding pre-mRNA-processing factor 39 isoform X1, with protein MEDTGLHLSDDTVTGMLDTESPAMESNGDAFLPDLPVLGQAADWSPDQVAPEPLTNILPEDSDASQDAPEQQQQPNQQINSPELGSVEKAVEQFQLASAQLFQEEQPPPPPQPTEEAEQLSEHKSESGESQQDSQEMSVEPDAAVQDGSQDGTEATQVTEDGMELEEPSKETTQESTVLTEPQEPSEFEKLFKGCEENPEDFNGWVYLLQYVEQENDLTAVRKAFDVFFLRYPYCYGYWKKYADIEKKHDNIQVAEEVYRRGLQAIPLSVDLWLHYLTYIKENSDPSDPETEGRIRAAYEHAVLAAGTDFRSDRLWEAFVNWETEQEKLANVTAIYDRILGIPTQLYSQHFQRFKDHVQNNNPKHFLSEEEFVQLRLELSKASLAAVVGEDGETHVAQEDLPPGTEDLADPAKRVTEIENMRHKVIEVRQEVFNHNEHEVSKRWAFEEGIKRPYFHVKALEKTQLNNWKEYLDFEIENGTPERVVVLFERCLIACALYEEFWTKYAKYLEGYSTDGVRHVYKKACTIHLPKKPATHLLWAAFEEQQGNVEEARGILKSLEATVPGLATVRLRRVSLERRHGNLEEAEALLREAMESAKNATETSFYAVKLARQLMKVQRSLSKARKVLMDAIEQDQTSPKLYLNLLELEYSGDVTQNEAEILACFDRALKSPMSLESRLLFSQRKVEFLEDFGSDINVLVTAYEEHQKLQKESEPTKRKAENGYDSSQEPDAKKQRVDDGSTGAENAMTDTQDNNSAYNYNWYQQQYGGWGQNTWGQYNQYAQYNQYYPPPPT; from the exons ATGGAAGATACTG GCCTACATCTCTCAGACGACACCGTTACTGGAATGCTGGACACTGAGTCCCCAGCCATGGAGAGCAATGGGGATGCCTTTCTTCCTGACCTTCCTGTTCTAGGCCAAGCTGCTGACTGGTCCCCGGACCAGGTTGCTCCAGAACCACTCACCAACATCTTACCTGAGGACTCTGATGCGTCCCAGGATGCTccggagcagcagcagcaaccaaACCAGCAGATAAATTCCCCAGAGCTGGGATCTGTGGAGAAGGCTGTGGAGCAATTTCAGCTTGCCAGTGCTCAGCTCTTCCAAGAGGAGCagccaccacctccaccacagCCCACAGAAGAGGCAGAACAGCTATCAGAACACAAATCAGAATCCGGGGAGTCTCAACAGGACAGCCAGGAGATGAGTGTAGAGCCAGACGCTGCTGTACAGGATGGCAGTCAAg ATGGGACCGAGGCCACACAGGTGACAGAGGATGGCATGGAGCTGGAAGAGCCATCCAAAGAGACAACACAAGAATCGACTGTTCTTACGGAGCCACAGGAGCCCAGTGAGTTTGAAAAACTCTTTAAAGGGTGTGAGGAGAACCCAGAAGACTTCAATGGTTGGGTGTACCTGCTGCAGTATGTGGAGCAAGAG AATGACCTTACAGCTGTGAGAAAGGCATTTGATGTATTCTTCCTACGTTATCCCTACTGCTATGGTTACTGGAAGAAGTATGCTGATATTGAGAAAAAGCATGACAACATACAGGTTGCAGAAGAG GTGTACAGAAGAGGCTTGCAGGCCATCCCTCTCAGTGTGGACCTGTGGCTGCACTACTTGACCTACATCAAAGAGAACTCAGACCCTAGTGACCCAGAGACTGAGGGACGCATTCGAGC TGCCTATGAACATGCAGTGCTTGCGGCAGGAACAGACTTTCGCTCAGACCGTCTGTGGGAGGCCTTCGTCAACTGGGAGACAGAGCAGGAGAAGCTGGCTAACGTCACCGCCATCTATGACCGCATCTTGGGCATCCCAACCCAGCTGTATTCCCAGCACTTCCAGAG GTTCAAAGATCATGTGCAGAACAACAACCCCAAACACTTCTTGTCAGAAGAGGAGTTTGTTCAGCTGAGGCTGGAGCTCTCTAAAGCCAGCCTAGCGGCGGTGGTCGGCGAAGATGGAGAGACACATGTTGCTCAGGAGGACCTGCCACCTGGTACGGAGGATCTTGCGGACCCTGCTAAG AGAGTGACAGAGATCGAGAATATGCGCCACAAGGTGATCGAGGTTCGGCAGGAAGTGTTCAACCACAATGAACATGAAGTCAGCAAGCGCTGGGCCTTTGAGGAAGGG ATTAAGAGACCATACTTCCATGTCAAAGCCTTAGAGAAGACCCAGCTGAACAACTGGAAGGAGTACCTGGactttgaaattgaaaatgggACTCCGGAGCGCGTGGTTGTTCTTTTTGAACGATGCCTGATCGCTTGTGCACTCTACGAAGAGTTCTGGACCAAG TATGCAAAATATCTAGAGGGCTACAGCACTGACGGTGTGAGACATGTCTACAAGAAGGCGTGTACCATCCATCTGCCCAAGAAACCAGCCACCCACCTCCTGTGGGCAGCCTTTGAGGAGCAGCAAG GCAACGTAGAGGAGGCTCGTGGCATCCTGAAGTCCCTGGAGGCAACAGTCCCAGGTCTGGCCACGGTGCGCCTTCGGAGGGTCAGTCTAGAGCGTCGGCATGGGAACTTGGAGGAAGCGGAGGCCCTCTTAAGGGAGGCCATGGAGTCTGCGAAGAATGCTACTGAGACATCGTTCTATGCTGTGAAGCTGGCCAGGCAGCTGATGAAGGTGCAGAGAAGTCTGAGCAAGGCCAGGAAGGTGCTGATGGATGCTATTGAACAAGACCAG ACGAGTCCAAAACTCTATCTAAACCTGCTTGAGCTGGAATACAGTGGAGACGTGACGCAGAACGAGGCTGAGATCTTGGCTTGTTTCGACCGAGCCCTGAAGAGCCCGATGTCCCTTGAATCCCGCCTCCTCTTCTCCCAGCGCAAGGTCGAGTTCCTCGAGGACTTTGGCAGTGATATCAATGT GCTTGTGACTGCATATGAGGAACATCAGAAACTACAGAAAGAAAGCGAACCCACAAAGAGGAAAGCCGAGAATGGGTATGACAG CTCTCAGGAACCTGACGCCAAGAAACAGCGTGTGGATGATGGTTCCACAGGTGCAGAAAACGCAATGACTGACACGCAGGATAACAACTCTGCATACAACTACAACTGGTACCAG CAACAATACGGCGGTTGGGGACAAAACACCTGGGGGCAGTACAACCAATATGCACAGTATAACCAGTACTACCCCCCTCCTCCGACATGA
- the prpf39 gene encoding pre-mRNA-processing factor 39 isoform X2: MEDTGLHLSDDTVTGMLDTESPAMESNGDAFLPDLPVLGQAADWSPDQVAPEPLTNILPEDSDASQDAPEQQQQPNQQINSPELGSVEKAVEQFQLASAQLFQEEQPPPPPQPTEEAEQLSEHKSESGESQQDSQEMSVEPDAAVQDGSQDGTEATQVTEDGMELEEPSKETTQESTVLTEPQEPSEFEKLFKGCEENPEDFNGWVYLLQYVEQENDLTAVRKAFDVFFLRYPYCYGYWKKYADIEKKHDNIQVAEEVYRRGLQAIPLSVDLWLHYLTYIKENSDPSDPETEGRIRAAYEHAVLAAGTDFRSDRLWEAFVNWETEQEKLANVTAIYDRILGIPTQLYSQHFQRFKDHVQNNNPKHFLSEEEFVQLRLELSKASLAAVVGEDGETHVAQEDLPPGTEDLADPAKRVTEIENMRHKVIEVRQEVFNHNEHEVSKRWAFEEGIKRPYFHVKALEKTQLNNWKEYLDFEIENGTPERVVVLFERCLIACALYEEFWTKYAKYLEGYSTDGVRHVYKKACTIHLPKKPATHLLWAAFEEQQGNVEEARGILKSLEATVPGLATVRLRRVSLERRHGNLEEAEALLREAMESAKNATETSFYAVKLARQLMKVQRSLSKARKVLMDAIEQDQTSPKLYLNLLELEYSGDVTQNEAEILACFDRALKSPMSLESRLLFSQRKVEFLEDFGSDINVLVTAYEEHQKLQKESEPTKRKAENGSQEPDAKKQRVDDGSTGAENAMTDTQDNNSAYNYNWYQQQYGGWGQNTWGQYNQYAQYNQYYPPPPT; encoded by the exons ATGGAAGATACTG GCCTACATCTCTCAGACGACACCGTTACTGGAATGCTGGACACTGAGTCCCCAGCCATGGAGAGCAATGGGGATGCCTTTCTTCCTGACCTTCCTGTTCTAGGCCAAGCTGCTGACTGGTCCCCGGACCAGGTTGCTCCAGAACCACTCACCAACATCTTACCTGAGGACTCTGATGCGTCCCAGGATGCTccggagcagcagcagcaaccaaACCAGCAGATAAATTCCCCAGAGCTGGGATCTGTGGAGAAGGCTGTGGAGCAATTTCAGCTTGCCAGTGCTCAGCTCTTCCAAGAGGAGCagccaccacctccaccacagCCCACAGAAGAGGCAGAACAGCTATCAGAACACAAATCAGAATCCGGGGAGTCTCAACAGGACAGCCAGGAGATGAGTGTAGAGCCAGACGCTGCTGTACAGGATGGCAGTCAAg ATGGGACCGAGGCCACACAGGTGACAGAGGATGGCATGGAGCTGGAAGAGCCATCCAAAGAGACAACACAAGAATCGACTGTTCTTACGGAGCCACAGGAGCCCAGTGAGTTTGAAAAACTCTTTAAAGGGTGTGAGGAGAACCCAGAAGACTTCAATGGTTGGGTGTACCTGCTGCAGTATGTGGAGCAAGAG AATGACCTTACAGCTGTGAGAAAGGCATTTGATGTATTCTTCCTACGTTATCCCTACTGCTATGGTTACTGGAAGAAGTATGCTGATATTGAGAAAAAGCATGACAACATACAGGTTGCAGAAGAG GTGTACAGAAGAGGCTTGCAGGCCATCCCTCTCAGTGTGGACCTGTGGCTGCACTACTTGACCTACATCAAAGAGAACTCAGACCCTAGTGACCCAGAGACTGAGGGACGCATTCGAGC TGCCTATGAACATGCAGTGCTTGCGGCAGGAACAGACTTTCGCTCAGACCGTCTGTGGGAGGCCTTCGTCAACTGGGAGACAGAGCAGGAGAAGCTGGCTAACGTCACCGCCATCTATGACCGCATCTTGGGCATCCCAACCCAGCTGTATTCCCAGCACTTCCAGAG GTTCAAAGATCATGTGCAGAACAACAACCCCAAACACTTCTTGTCAGAAGAGGAGTTTGTTCAGCTGAGGCTGGAGCTCTCTAAAGCCAGCCTAGCGGCGGTGGTCGGCGAAGATGGAGAGACACATGTTGCTCAGGAGGACCTGCCACCTGGTACGGAGGATCTTGCGGACCCTGCTAAG AGAGTGACAGAGATCGAGAATATGCGCCACAAGGTGATCGAGGTTCGGCAGGAAGTGTTCAACCACAATGAACATGAAGTCAGCAAGCGCTGGGCCTTTGAGGAAGGG ATTAAGAGACCATACTTCCATGTCAAAGCCTTAGAGAAGACCCAGCTGAACAACTGGAAGGAGTACCTGGactttgaaattgaaaatgggACTCCGGAGCGCGTGGTTGTTCTTTTTGAACGATGCCTGATCGCTTGTGCACTCTACGAAGAGTTCTGGACCAAG TATGCAAAATATCTAGAGGGCTACAGCACTGACGGTGTGAGACATGTCTACAAGAAGGCGTGTACCATCCATCTGCCCAAGAAACCAGCCACCCACCTCCTGTGGGCAGCCTTTGAGGAGCAGCAAG GCAACGTAGAGGAGGCTCGTGGCATCCTGAAGTCCCTGGAGGCAACAGTCCCAGGTCTGGCCACGGTGCGCCTTCGGAGGGTCAGTCTAGAGCGTCGGCATGGGAACTTGGAGGAAGCGGAGGCCCTCTTAAGGGAGGCCATGGAGTCTGCGAAGAATGCTACTGAGACATCGTTCTATGCTGTGAAGCTGGCCAGGCAGCTGATGAAGGTGCAGAGAAGTCTGAGCAAGGCCAGGAAGGTGCTGATGGATGCTATTGAACAAGACCAG ACGAGTCCAAAACTCTATCTAAACCTGCTTGAGCTGGAATACAGTGGAGACGTGACGCAGAACGAGGCTGAGATCTTGGCTTGTTTCGACCGAGCCCTGAAGAGCCCGATGTCCCTTGAATCCCGCCTCCTCTTCTCCCAGCGCAAGGTCGAGTTCCTCGAGGACTTTGGCAGTGATATCAATGT GCTTGTGACTGCATATGAGGAACATCAGAAACTACAGAAAGAAAGCGAACCCACAAAGAGGAAAGCCGAGAATGG CTCTCAGGAACCTGACGCCAAGAAACAGCGTGTGGATGATGGTTCCACAGGTGCAGAAAACGCAATGACTGACACGCAGGATAACAACTCTGCATACAACTACAACTGGTACCAG CAACAATACGGCGGTTGGGGACAAAACACCTGGGGGCAGTACAACCAATATGCACAGTATAACCAGTACTACCCCCCTCCTCCGACATGA